The Dehalobacter sp. DCM sequence CCGTAAGAAACTAAACAATTTAAGTGTTGTCGGCATAGCCGGACCCGGTGATGCGTTAGCCAACTGGGAAAAAACAAAACGGACACTCGAATTAATCCTCCAGGATGAACACGAAAATAATGATGATTGCCATAGTGAAATAAATTTCTGCTTATCGACAAACGGTCTTCTTTTACCTGAACTTGCAGAACAAATCGTGGCCTTGAATGTTAGGCATGTTACAGTTACAGTCAATAGTATTGATCCGAAAATTGGCGCGCAAATTTATAACAGCGTCAATTATCACGGCATAACCTATACCGGCACTGAGGGTGCTGAACTCCTTATCCGTAACCAGCTTGAAGGAATCAAAAAACTAGTGGATCTGAAGGTCTTGGTTAAGGTTAATATTGTCATGATTGATGGAACCAATGACAGTCATATTCCCGAAATTGTCAAGAAATTAAAGGAACTCGGGGTTTTTACAACCAATATTATGGGGTTTATTCCGGTAAAAGGCAGTGTGTTCGAAAACCGTAAACCGACAGATCCAAAAAACATTATGAAAATGAGATTGATCTGTGGAAAACATTTACAGCAGATGTCACATTGCAAGCATTGCAGAGCAGATGCCGTCGGCATGCTCGGAAAAGACTGTTCAGGCGAAATCTTTGAAATAAGAAAAAAGTGTAAAAATCACGTTGAAGCTGGATAATATTCGTTAGCGAGGAGGAGTATGTATGGCCCACAAAATAACAGTCTTGCTGAATAAAGAAGGGGAAACAGGCGTATTAACAGATGATTGCCGGGCAGTAACCTACACGCGCAGTTCCGGTATCTGGAAGGAAGCCGCAGGTTGCGGTTTTACTTTAAACGGTGTGACGTCAATGAATGAATTACGGGATAGAATAGCAGAACTGGTCAATTTCATGGCGGATTACAAAATTTTTGTCGCAGCCAAAATTCAAGGAATTGCTTTAAATATATTGCAGCAGGAAAATGTTATGTGCTGGGAAATTGCTGGATATCCGCAGAATTTACTGGATGCGGTTTTAAAAGAAGCGGAAGACGCGTGGTTAAGGGAAAAGAGCGCATTGCAAAGCCAGATAAATGATGACAATGAGTTTCAGTATATTCGAGAAATATCTTCAGGCCACTATGCCATTTCACTAAAAGAAATTCAAGAAAACAATACGCAGGTGACGACGAAACAAGCTCTTCTGCCGTTTCTTCAACGACAAAAATTTAAAATTTTGGAAATAGCATGCAGTCATATTCCACAGTGGCTGGAGCCGGAACTTATGATGCGAGGCTTTGCCATGGAAGTTAATAAACAATACGGAAACGAAATGGAATTAATCGTAACATCTGATAACATCTGAACGGAGGGACTTGGATGAGGAAGGTTGACATATTCGATACGACCTTAAGAGATGGGGAACAATCATTGGAAACAACACTCAACTGCTCGGAAAAAATTGAAATTGGCAAACAGCTGGTTAAACTTGGTGTTGATGTGATTGAGGCTGGTTTTCCCGCTTCCTCACCGAATGACTTCAAATCAGTACGCGCAATTAGTCAGGAGGTTAAAGGTGCGATTGTCTGCGGCTTGGCACGGTGTGTTGCTCAAGATATCGACCTCTGCGCAGACGCTCTCAGGGGAGCAAAGAACACCCGTGTTAATATTGGCTTGGCCGTATCGCCGATTCATATGGAAAAAAAACTGCGCTTAAAACCGCAGCAGGTAATCGATAAGGCTGTATGGGCTGTAAACTATGCCAGGAAATATTTCAACGAGGTGCAGTTTTTCTTAGAGGACGCCTACCGCAGTGAATTTGATTTTTTGGTTCGTATTATGGAAGAGGTAATCAAAGCCGGGGTAACAATTGTCACTGTTTCGGATACAGTAGGCGTGGCGATGCCCTGGAAGAGTAGCGAATTAATTAAGAATTTAAAGGAAACAGTGAAACAAGTCGATAATATAAAATTAAGCGTTCATTATCATAATGATTTAGGCTTAGCGGTTGCCAACTCCCTGATGGCTTTGCTAGCAGGTGCAGACCAAGTGGAAGGAACTATCAACGGTATCGGTGAAAGGGCCGGCAATGCCTCACTCGAAGAGCTGCTTATGGCGCTTTACATGGAACAAACTACTTTCGGAATGAGTACAGGTGCCAATTACGCTGAGATTTACATGACCAGTAAAGTGGTATCTGAAATCACGGGTATTGCAATTCCCCGTTATAAAGCGGTTGTCGGAGACAATATGTTTTGCCATGCTTCTGGGATTCATCAGGACGGCGTCATCAAAGAAAAACTGACTTATGAACCCTTTGATCCGGGAATCATCGGAGCTCCTGCAGGGAAAATTGTGCTTACGTCAAAATCCGGGCGCAATGCCTTAAGGCATAAATTAAAAGAGCTTGGCTATGAATATCACCAAGCTGAATTAGATCATATTTACCGAAAATTCATTTATATCGCGGACCAAAAAAGAAGATCAGTGAATGAGCATGATTTGATCCGGCTAGTACTTTGTAACACCTAAAACTTGCATTACTCGGCGAGGAAAATTTACGTATGACAAGGCGGAGGATTGAGTAATACTGGCTGTATTACGAATGACGACAACGCAGTTTGACGGAAATTTAACCGGCGATAATGTAAGGAATTAGGTGTTACAGAGTACGAGTTTCCTTGGGATAATAATTTGACGAAATTATAGATTTTGATTTTTTCGCAAACAGATCAGTTGGGTGCCATGCCAACTGTTTTTTTTATAAAAATCCAAAGCAGGTGTGTTGTTTTTATCTGCCAGTAATTGAAAACGGCGTGCGCCTTTTTCAGCCGCCCATTGTTCTA is a genomic window containing:
- the nifB gene encoding nitrogenase cofactor biosynthesis protein NifB; the encoded protein is MLNLHNTDQIKSKLNTTTHPCYSSKAQHKYARIHLPVAPACNISCNYCRRDYDCVNESRPGVTSKVLDPEAALERFQIVRKKLNNLSVVGIAGPGDALANWEKTKRTLELILQDEHENNDDCHSEINFCLSTNGLLLPELAEQIVALNVRHVTVTVNSIDPKIGAQIYNSVNYHGITYTGTEGAELLIRNQLEGIKKLVDLKVLVKVNIVMIDGTNDSHIPEIVKKLKELGVFTTNIMGFIPVKGSVFENRKPTDPKNIMKMRLICGKHLQQMSHCKHCRADAVGMLGKDCSGEIFEIRKKCKNHVEAG
- a CDS encoding Fe-only nitrogenase accessory AnfO family protein, which translates into the protein MAHKITVLLNKEGETGVLTDDCRAVTYTRSSGIWKEAAGCGFTLNGVTSMNELRDRIAELVNFMADYKIFVAAKIQGIALNILQQENVMCWEIAGYPQNLLDAVLKEAEDAWLREKSALQSQINDDNEFQYIREISSGHYAISLKEIQENNTQVTTKQALLPFLQRQKFKILEIACSHIPQWLEPELMMRGFAMEVNKQYGNEMELIVTSDNI
- a CDS encoding 2-isopropylmalate synthase, which translates into the protein MRKVDIFDTTLRDGEQSLETTLNCSEKIEIGKQLVKLGVDVIEAGFPASSPNDFKSVRAISQEVKGAIVCGLARCVAQDIDLCADALRGAKNTRVNIGLAVSPIHMEKKLRLKPQQVIDKAVWAVNYARKYFNEVQFFLEDAYRSEFDFLVRIMEEVIKAGVTIVTVSDTVGVAMPWKSSELIKNLKETVKQVDNIKLSVHYHNDLGLAVANSLMALLAGADQVEGTINGIGERAGNASLEELLMALYMEQTTFGMSTGANYAEIYMTSKVVSEITGIAIPRYKAVVGDNMFCHASGIHQDGVIKEKLTYEPFDPGIIGAPAGKIVLTSKSGRNALRHKLKELGYEYHQAELDHIYRKFIYIADQKRRSVNEHDLIRLVLCNT